Below is a window of Natronorubrum halophilum DNA.
TCAGGAGACGATTTCCTTCGAGATTCTCGGCGACGAGCGGGAGGTCGAGGTCTTCGAAGGCGAGTCGGAGGTCGCTGGCGAGCCGGTCGATGTCGAGATCAAACTCGCCTCGTTCAGTCACGAGGACGACCTCATCGTCTTACTCGGCAGCTATCCTGCGCCCCTCGCCGAGGAGTCCGCGAACGTCGAGGTCTTGATGGAGTCCGTCGAGCACCCGGTCTAATTGCACGAGCGTCCGAGTGGTCGGGCGGTCCACTCGAGATCTCGAGGTCCATAACGGAATCCGAGACGACGCATCTCTGCAAAAGCCGTCGCTACGTGAGAGAAAAACCGAAACGGCTGAATCGGTGATACGGGGCGTTAGTAGAACTCGCGAACGAGGTCCATCGCGTCTTCGGGTGCGCCGTCGGGGATCTCGGACATGTCCTCGGTGACGCCGTGTTGTTCGTGGTACGGCACGGAGTTTTCGTCCTGATACATGACGCCCTGGTACTCCTTCTCGCCGTCGGTGATGACGTTCTTGGCGGCCTCGTAATCGGTCGGATCGTGGTCCGCTTCCTTGAGGTCGACCAGATTGTCACGGAAGTAGTCGTAGGTGTCGACGTCGTTGAACGTCACGCACGGGCTGAAGACGTTGACGAAGCCGAAGCCGTCGTGTTCGATCGCCTTCTGGATGATCTCCTGGTGTCGGAGCGCGTCGGAGCTGAACGACTGGGCGATGAAGGACGCGCCGGCAGCCAGCGCGAGTGCGAGCGGGTTGACCGGCGGCTGCTTTGGCCCTTCGGGCGTCGTCGAGGTTTCGAAGTCCGATCGCGAGGTCGGCGAGGCCTGTCCCTTCGTCAGGCCGTAGATGC
It encodes the following:
- a CDS encoding 2-oxoacid:ferredoxin oxidoreductase subunit beta translates to MSSDVRFTDFKSDKQPTWCPGCGDFGTMNGMMKGLAETGNDPDNTFVVAGIGCSGKIGTYMHSYALHGVHGRALPVGTGVKMARPDIEVMVAGGDGDGYSIGAGHFVHAVRRNVDMTYVVMDNRIYGLTKGQASPTSRSDFETSTTPEGPKQPPVNPLALALAAGASFIAQSFSSDALRHQEIIQKAIEHDGFGFVNVFSPCVTFNDVDTYDYFRDNLVDLKEADHDPTDYEAAKNVITDGEKEYQGVMYQDENSVPYHEQHGVTEDMSEIPDGAPEDAMDLVREFY